The following are from one region of the Vulpes vulpes isolate BD-2025 chromosome 14, VulVul3, whole genome shotgun sequence genome:
- the SLC49A3 gene encoding solute carrier family 49 member A3 isoform X1 gives MDGGAGGGRGARRGPDAPPALGAVLGYRVYARRWVFLLVLSLLNCSNAALWLSFAPVADIIAHHFVLSTEQINWLSLIYLVVSIPSGVVAIWVLDSVGLRWATITCAWLNFAGSIFRALPSLAIGIEDPFAFLMGGQSLCALVQTVVIFSPAKLAALWFPEHQRVTANMIGTMSNSLGILMANLLSPTLVKKEKDIPWMLGIYIIPAGLACLLATACLWDSVPPSPPSAGAARCSSERFLEGLKLLLHNRAYVTLAVCFGGGIGIFSGFLALLEQVLCVKGYSNEFAGLCGALFIIFGVLGALVLSLYVDQTKQFTEAVKIGYCLTSVVCVAFALVSQLQGQTLALATICSLLGLFGLSVVPIAMELAVECSFPAGCGRARRGPADGPERAASGAVHLHLPGWPGPPGLEGCCLTLFFHTRYRRLEAEAHVSRSIQDDVDHAPQPAATP, from the exons atggacggcggggctgggggcgggcggggggccaGGCGGGGGCCCGATGCGCCCCCGGCCCTGGGCGCGGTGCTGGGCTACCGCGTCTACGCGCGCCGCTGGGTCTTCCTGCTGGTGCTGAGCCTGCTCAACTGCTCCAACGCCGCG CTGTGGCTCAGCTTCGCTCCCGTGGCCGACATAATCGCCCACCACTTCGTCCTCTCCACCGAGCAGATCAACTGGCTTTCACTTATCTACCTCGTGGTGTCCATCCCGTCCGGCGTGGTGGCCATCTGGGTTCTGGACTCTGTTGGGCTTCGCTGGGCA ACCATCACGTGTGCATGGCTGAACTTTGCTGGGAGTATATTCAGAGCCCTGCCCTCTCTGGCCATCGGGATCGAGGACCCGTTTGCCTTCCTCATGGGTGGGCAGAGCCTCTGTGCCCTGGTGCAGACCGTGGTCATCTTCTCTCCAGCCAAGCTGGCTGCCTTGTGGTTCCCGGAGCACCAGCGCGTCACAGCCAACATGATCGGCACCATGT CAAACTCCTTGGGCATCCTGATGGCCAACTTGCTGTCACCTACCCTGgtgaagaaggagaaggacatCCCCTGGATG CTGGGCATCTATATCATCCCCGCTGGCCTCGCCTGCCTCCTGGCCACTGCCTGCCTCTGGGACAGCGTGCCCCCCAGCCCGCCCTCTGCGGGGGCCGCCCGCTGCTCCTCGGAGAGGTTCCTGGAGGGGCTGAAGCTG ctcctgcacAACAGGGCCTACGTCACCCTGGCCGTGTGCTTCGGGGGCGGCATCGGCATCTTCTCCGGCTTCTTGGCCCTCCTGGAGCAGGTCCTCTGCGTGAAGGGCTACTCGAAC GAGTTTGCAGGCCTTTGCGGGGCCCTCTTCATCATTTTTGGGGTCCTGGGGGCGCTGGTTCTCAGCCTGTATGTGGACCAGACCAAACAGTTCACCGAGGCTGTCAAGATTGGCTACTGTCTGACCTCTGTGGTCTGCGTCGCCTTTGCCCTG GTGTCGCAGCTGCAGGGACAGACCCTCGCGCTGGCCACCATCTGCTCACTGCTCGGGCTCTTTGGCCTCTCGGTGGTGCCTATTGCCATGGAGCTGGCAGTCGAGTGCTCCTTTCCT GCAGGCTGCGGGCGCGCTCGTCGTGGTCCTGCTGACGGCCCTGAGCGTGCGGCGAGCGGAGCCGTCCACCTCCACCTGCCAGGATGGCCGGGGCCCCCTGGACTGGAAGG CTGCTGCTTGACACTCTTCTTCCACACCCGCTACCGGCGCCTGGAGGCTGAGGCCCACGTGAGCCGCTCCATCCAGGACGACGTGGACCACGCGCCCCAGCCGGCGGCCACCCCCTGA
- the SLC49A3 gene encoding solute carrier family 49 member A3 isoform X4 → MDGGAGGGRGARRGPDAPPALGAVLGYRVYARRWVFLLVLSLLNCSNAALWLSFAPVADIIAHHFVLSTEQINWLSLIYLVVSIPSGVVAIWVLDSVGLRWATITCAWLNFAGSIFRALPSLAIGIEDPFAFLMGGQSLCALVQTVVIFSPAKLAALWFPEHQRVTANMIGTMSNSLGILMANLLSPTLVKKEKDIPWMLGIYIIPAGLACLLATACLWDSVPPSPPSAGAARCSSERFLEGLKLLLHNRAYVTLAVCFGGGIGIFSGFLALLEQVLCVKGYSNEFAGLCGALFIIFGVLGALVLSLYVDQTKQFTEAVKIGYCLTSVVCVAFALVSQLQGQTLALATICSLLGLFGLSVVPIAMELAVECSFPVSEGAAAGLVVVLGQAAGALVVVLLTALSVRRAEPSTSTCQDGRGPLDWKVSLLLMAGLCALFSCCLTLFFHTRYRRLEAEAHVSRSIQDDVDHAPQPAATP, encoded by the exons atggacggcggggctgggggcgggcggggggccaGGCGGGGGCCCGATGCGCCCCCGGCCCTGGGCGCGGTGCTGGGCTACCGCGTCTACGCGCGCCGCTGGGTCTTCCTGCTGGTGCTGAGCCTGCTCAACTGCTCCAACGCCGCG CTGTGGCTCAGCTTCGCTCCCGTGGCCGACATAATCGCCCACCACTTCGTCCTCTCCACCGAGCAGATCAACTGGCTTTCACTTATCTACCTCGTGGTGTCCATCCCGTCCGGCGTGGTGGCCATCTGGGTTCTGGACTCTGTTGGGCTTCGCTGGGCA ACCATCACGTGTGCATGGCTGAACTTTGCTGGGAGTATATTCAGAGCCCTGCCCTCTCTGGCCATCGGGATCGAGGACCCGTTTGCCTTCCTCATGGGTGGGCAGAGCCTCTGTGCCCTGGTGCAGACCGTGGTCATCTTCTCTCCAGCCAAGCTGGCTGCCTTGTGGTTCCCGGAGCACCAGCGCGTCACAGCCAACATGATCGGCACCATGT CAAACTCCTTGGGCATCCTGATGGCCAACTTGCTGTCACCTACCCTGgtgaagaaggagaaggacatCCCCTGGATG CTGGGCATCTATATCATCCCCGCTGGCCTCGCCTGCCTCCTGGCCACTGCCTGCCTCTGGGACAGCGTGCCCCCCAGCCCGCCCTCTGCGGGGGCCGCCCGCTGCTCCTCGGAGAGGTTCCTGGAGGGGCTGAAGCTG ctcctgcacAACAGGGCCTACGTCACCCTGGCCGTGTGCTTCGGGGGCGGCATCGGCATCTTCTCCGGCTTCTTGGCCCTCCTGGAGCAGGTCCTCTGCGTGAAGGGCTACTCGAAC GAGTTTGCAGGCCTTTGCGGGGCCCTCTTCATCATTTTTGGGGTCCTGGGGGCGCTGGTTCTCAGCCTGTATGTGGACCAGACCAAACAGTTCACCGAGGCTGTCAAGATTGGCTACTGTCTGACCTCTGTGGTCTGCGTCGCCTTTGCCCTG GTGTCGCAGCTGCAGGGACAGACCCTCGCGCTGGCCACCATCTGCTCACTGCTCGGGCTCTTTGGCCTCTCGGTGGTGCCTATTGCCATGGAGCTGGCAGTCGAGTGCTCCTTTCCTGTGAGTGAGGGTGCCGCTGCAGGCCTGGTGGTTGTACTGGG GCAGGCTGCGGGCGCGCTCGTCGTGGTCCTGCTGACGGCCCTGAGCGTGCGGCGAGCGGAGCCGTCCACCTCCACCTGCCAGGATGGCCGGGGCCCCCTGGACTGGAAGG TGTCCTTGCTGCTGATGGCCGGCCTCTGCGCCCTCTTCAGCTGCTGCTTGACACTCTTCTTCCACACCCGCTACCGGCGCCTGGAGGCTGAGGCCCACGTGAGCCGCTCCATCCAGGACGACGTGGACCACGCGCCCCAGCCGGCGGCCACCCCCTGA
- the SLC49A3 gene encoding solute carrier family 49 member A3 isoform X3 — translation MDGGAGGGRGARRGPDAPPALGAVLGYRVYARRWVFLLVLSLLNCSNAALWLSFAPVADIIAHHFVLSTEQINWLSLIYLVVSIPSGVVAIWVLDSVGLRWATITCAWLNFAGSIFRALPSLAIGIEDPFAFLMGGQSLCALVQTVVIFSPAKLAALWFPEHQRVTANMIGTMSNSLGILMANLLSPTLVKKEKDIPWMLGIYIIPAGLACLLATACLWDSVPPSPPSAGAARCSSERFLEGLKLLLHNRAYVTLAVCFGGGIGIFSGFLALLEQVLCVKGYSNEFAGLCGALFIIFGVLGALVLSLYVDQTKQFTEAVKIGYCLTSVVCVAFALVSQLQGQTLALATICSLLGLFGLSVVPIAMELAVECSFPVSEGAAAGLVVVLGQAAGALVVVLLTALSVRRAEPSTSTCQDGRGPLDWKAAA, via the exons atggacggcggggctgggggcgggcggggggccaGGCGGGGGCCCGATGCGCCCCCGGCCCTGGGCGCGGTGCTGGGCTACCGCGTCTACGCGCGCCGCTGGGTCTTCCTGCTGGTGCTGAGCCTGCTCAACTGCTCCAACGCCGCG CTGTGGCTCAGCTTCGCTCCCGTGGCCGACATAATCGCCCACCACTTCGTCCTCTCCACCGAGCAGATCAACTGGCTTTCACTTATCTACCTCGTGGTGTCCATCCCGTCCGGCGTGGTGGCCATCTGGGTTCTGGACTCTGTTGGGCTTCGCTGGGCA ACCATCACGTGTGCATGGCTGAACTTTGCTGGGAGTATATTCAGAGCCCTGCCCTCTCTGGCCATCGGGATCGAGGACCCGTTTGCCTTCCTCATGGGTGGGCAGAGCCTCTGTGCCCTGGTGCAGACCGTGGTCATCTTCTCTCCAGCCAAGCTGGCTGCCTTGTGGTTCCCGGAGCACCAGCGCGTCACAGCCAACATGATCGGCACCATGT CAAACTCCTTGGGCATCCTGATGGCCAACTTGCTGTCACCTACCCTGgtgaagaaggagaaggacatCCCCTGGATG CTGGGCATCTATATCATCCCCGCTGGCCTCGCCTGCCTCCTGGCCACTGCCTGCCTCTGGGACAGCGTGCCCCCCAGCCCGCCCTCTGCGGGGGCCGCCCGCTGCTCCTCGGAGAGGTTCCTGGAGGGGCTGAAGCTG ctcctgcacAACAGGGCCTACGTCACCCTGGCCGTGTGCTTCGGGGGCGGCATCGGCATCTTCTCCGGCTTCTTGGCCCTCCTGGAGCAGGTCCTCTGCGTGAAGGGCTACTCGAAC GAGTTTGCAGGCCTTTGCGGGGCCCTCTTCATCATTTTTGGGGTCCTGGGGGCGCTGGTTCTCAGCCTGTATGTGGACCAGACCAAACAGTTCACCGAGGCTGTCAAGATTGGCTACTGTCTGACCTCTGTGGTCTGCGTCGCCTTTGCCCTG GTGTCGCAGCTGCAGGGACAGACCCTCGCGCTGGCCACCATCTGCTCACTGCTCGGGCTCTTTGGCCTCTCGGTGGTGCCTATTGCCATGGAGCTGGCAGTCGAGTGCTCCTTTCCTGTGAGTGAGGGTGCCGCTGCAGGCCTGGTGGTTGTACTGGG GCAGGCTGCGGGCGCGCTCGTCGTGGTCCTGCTGACGGCCCTGAGCGTGCGGCGAGCGGAGCCGTCCACCTCCACCTGCCAGGATGGCCGGGGCCCCCTGGACTGGAAGG CTGCTGCTTGA
- the SLC49A3 gene encoding solute carrier family 49 member A3 isoform X2 has product MDGGAGGGRGARRGPDAPPALGAVLGYRVYARRWVFLLVLSLLNCSNAALWLSFAPVADIIAHHFVLSTEQINWLSLIYLVVSIPSGVVAIWVLDSVGLRWATITCAWLNFAGSIFRALPSLAIGIEDPFAFLMGGQSLCALVQTVVIFSPAKLAALWFPEHQRVTANMIGTMSNSLGILMANLLSPTLVKKEKDIPWMLGIYIIPAGLACLLATACLWDSVPPSPPSAGAARCSSERFLEGLKLLLHNRAYVTLAVCFGGGIGIFSGFLALLEQVLCVKGYSNEFAGLCGALFIIFGVLGALVLSLYVDQTKQFTEAVKIGYCLTSVVCVAFALVSQLQGQTLALATICSLLGLFGLSVVPIAMELAVECSFPAGCGRARRGPADGPERAASGAVHLHLPGWPGPPGLEGVLAADGRPLRPLQLLLDTLLPHPLPAPGG; this is encoded by the exons atggacggcggggctgggggcgggcggggggccaGGCGGGGGCCCGATGCGCCCCCGGCCCTGGGCGCGGTGCTGGGCTACCGCGTCTACGCGCGCCGCTGGGTCTTCCTGCTGGTGCTGAGCCTGCTCAACTGCTCCAACGCCGCG CTGTGGCTCAGCTTCGCTCCCGTGGCCGACATAATCGCCCACCACTTCGTCCTCTCCACCGAGCAGATCAACTGGCTTTCACTTATCTACCTCGTGGTGTCCATCCCGTCCGGCGTGGTGGCCATCTGGGTTCTGGACTCTGTTGGGCTTCGCTGGGCA ACCATCACGTGTGCATGGCTGAACTTTGCTGGGAGTATATTCAGAGCCCTGCCCTCTCTGGCCATCGGGATCGAGGACCCGTTTGCCTTCCTCATGGGTGGGCAGAGCCTCTGTGCCCTGGTGCAGACCGTGGTCATCTTCTCTCCAGCCAAGCTGGCTGCCTTGTGGTTCCCGGAGCACCAGCGCGTCACAGCCAACATGATCGGCACCATGT CAAACTCCTTGGGCATCCTGATGGCCAACTTGCTGTCACCTACCCTGgtgaagaaggagaaggacatCCCCTGGATG CTGGGCATCTATATCATCCCCGCTGGCCTCGCCTGCCTCCTGGCCACTGCCTGCCTCTGGGACAGCGTGCCCCCCAGCCCGCCCTCTGCGGGGGCCGCCCGCTGCTCCTCGGAGAGGTTCCTGGAGGGGCTGAAGCTG ctcctgcacAACAGGGCCTACGTCACCCTGGCCGTGTGCTTCGGGGGCGGCATCGGCATCTTCTCCGGCTTCTTGGCCCTCCTGGAGCAGGTCCTCTGCGTGAAGGGCTACTCGAAC GAGTTTGCAGGCCTTTGCGGGGCCCTCTTCATCATTTTTGGGGTCCTGGGGGCGCTGGTTCTCAGCCTGTATGTGGACCAGACCAAACAGTTCACCGAGGCTGTCAAGATTGGCTACTGTCTGACCTCTGTGGTCTGCGTCGCCTTTGCCCTG GTGTCGCAGCTGCAGGGACAGACCCTCGCGCTGGCCACCATCTGCTCACTGCTCGGGCTCTTTGGCCTCTCGGTGGTGCCTATTGCCATGGAGCTGGCAGTCGAGTGCTCCTTTCCT GCAGGCTGCGGGCGCGCTCGTCGTGGTCCTGCTGACGGCCCTGAGCGTGCGGCGAGCGGAGCCGTCCACCTCCACCTGCCAGGATGGCCGGGGCCCCCTGGACTGGAAGG TGTCCTTGCTGCTGATGGCCGGCCTCTGCGCCCTCTTCAGCTGCTGCTTGACACTCTTCTTCCACACCCGCTACCGGCGCCTGGAGGCTGA
- the MYL5 gene encoding myosin light chain 5 produces the protein MASRKTKKKEGGGLRAQRASSNVFSNFEQTQIQEFKEAFTLMDQNRDGFIDKEDLKDTYASLGKTNIKDEELDAMLKEASGPINFTMFLNMFGAKLTGTDAEETILNAFKMLDPDGKGSINKDYIKRLLMSQADKMTAEEVDQMFQFATIDAAGNLDYKALSYVLTHGEEKEE, from the exons ATG GCCAGCAGGAAAAcgaagaagaaggaagggggggGCCTCCGGGCCCAGAGGGCATCCTCCAACGTCTTTTCCAACTTTGAGCAGACCCAGATCCAGGAGTTCAAGGAG GCGTTCACGCTAATGGATCAGAACCGAGATGGCTTCATTGACAAGGAGGACCTGAAGGACACCTACGCCTCCCTGG GCAAAACCAACATCAAGGATGAGGAGCTGGACGCCATGCTCAAGGAGGCCTCGGGGCCCATCAACTTCACCATGTTCCTGAACATGTTCGGGGCGAAGCTGACAG GTACGGATGCCGAGGAGACCATCCTAAACGCCTTCAAGATGCTGGATCCCGACGGCAAAGGCAGCATCAACAAGGACTA CATCAAGAGGCTGCTGATGTCGCAGGCAGACAAGATGACTGCAGAAGAG GTGGACCAGATGTTCCAGTTTGCCACCATCGATGCTGCGGGCAACCTGGACTACAAGGCACTGAGCTACGTGCTCACCCacggggaggagaaggaggagtga